In Chitinivibrionales bacterium, a single genomic region encodes these proteins:
- a CDS encoding amino acid permease — translation MKLHRQLGLIDIFCIATGAMISSGIFVLPGLAHAQAGPSVILSYAIAGVLAGIGMLSSAELATAMPKAG, via the coding sequence TTGAAACTTCACCGCCAACTTGGGCTTATCGATATTTTCTGTATTGCAACCGGGGCGATGATCAGTTCCGGCATATTTGTTCTTCCCGGGCTTGCCCATGCGCAGGCGGGGCCGAGTGTTATTCTATCCTATGCGATCGCCGGAGTCCTTGCCGGTATCGGCATGTTAAGTTCCGCCGAGCTGGCAACGGCCATGCCCAAAGCCGG